A genome region from Clostridium pasteurianum includes the following:
- the rimM gene encoding ribosome maturation factor RimM (Essential for efficient processing of 16S rRNA), with translation MEDFLSIGQIINTHGVRGELKIYPLTDDINRFDELDNVYIDNQIRKVISVKKQPNKVILKLEGIDSIDDAVKYKNKFIQIPRKDSIELKEGQYFISDIIGCSVFDENGKFLGKVYDVISTKNNDVYCIKRSGQQDLLVPALKDFVLEVDIQNEKIKIRAVEEWLED, from the coding sequence ATGGAAGATTTTTTAAGTATTGGACAAATTATAAATACACATGGTGTTCGCGGTGAGCTTAAAATTTATCCTCTGACAGATGATATTAATCGCTTTGATGAATTGGATAATGTCTACATTGATAATCAAATTAGAAAAGTAATTTCGGTAAAAAAACAGCCTAATAAAGTTATATTAAAATTAGAAGGAATAGACAGCATAGATGATGCTGTTAAATATAAAAATAAGTTTATACAAATACCACGTAAGGATTCAATTGAACTTAAAGAAGGGCAATATTTTATTAGTGATATTATAGGATGCAGTGTTTTTGACGAAAATGGTAAATTCTTAGGAAAAGTATATGATGTTATAAGTACAAAAAATAATGATGTGTACTGCATAAAAAGGTCAGGACAGCAAGATTTATTAGTTCCAGCGCTTAAGGACTTTGTTCTCGAGGTTGACATACAAAATGAAAA
- a CDS encoding KH domain-containing protein, with protein MKQLLETIARSLVDCPDEVQVSEVTGEQSIILELKVAPEDMGKVIGKQGRIAKAIRTVIKAAAVKENKRVVVEII; from the coding sequence ATGAAGCAATTGCTAGAGACTATTGCTAGGTCATTAGTAGATTGTCCTGATGAAGTTCAAGTTAGTGAAGTTACTGGAGAACAGTCTATTATACTTGAATTAAAGGTTGCACCTGAAGATATGGGAAAAGTTATTGGAAAACAGGGAAGAATAGCTAAGGCTATTAGAACTGTAATAAAGGCAGCAGCTGTAAAAGAAAATAAAAGAGTTGTTGTGGAGATAATATAA
- the smc gene encoding chromosome segregation protein SMC gives MFLKSIEIRGFKSFADKTELIFKNGITAVVGPNGSGKSNISDAVLWVLGEQSVKNLRGGKMEDVIFAGTQYRKSVGLAQVSLVLDNSDKKLNLDYGEVTVSRRLYRSGESEYYINNTRCRLKDIQELFMDTGIGKEGYSIIGQGKIEAVLSGKPEERRALLEEAAGIVKFKTRKIDAEKKLESTNQNLLRITDILRTYEERLEPLREESEKAQKFVELSDELKTREINTIVYSIDDIDCKIMNLKDKMDNLKISISDKIKSKEEISNELKAASFRLDEFDMQYSSNKTKYYENKSQRQKISSEIELFREKITSSESAKNKLYNEIEALDKSFKSLKEQYNTYNKKLVENKNHQEDLRCKIEEYENNKQKISSAIENCEKLVKQYKNDAVEILSNISQNNNDIIILKKEMENNEAKLNNIKSSSESYSNSIKINESTKNTLNGEMVKIDARIKDSKNSIAQNKNKISKLNRMIFDEEKVNRNLNSRYNKLEANRNMLINLEKQYEGYNKSVRNLMQHVNRGFIDIKNNSCFVLGEIITVKKEFEIAIEISLGAAISNIITSEEITAKKLINYLKTKNLGRATFLPLNIIKDRKLKLGNNIRSENGFIGIASELIDYDKMFLPAINYVLGRTVIVDNMDNALRIAKINSYSFKIVTLTGEVVNPGGSLTGGSVYSKAASIIGRKRQIEEIKLQIEKITVDIKDSSSMIDKNKREVKNLDDLCLDLTDSIHGDNIELAKIKERLNSITFESEKLNRNYKISIEETNIIKQKLEENSKELKVKQEQNESLKLKETNNNKLIEDLEAKLSSESERLILINDDITSVKIEKAKNDEIVSSVGKEIERYKFEIKNSVSKKDTLKNEINTYEEQVSNLKIKIKDDNARIIEVNAIIENIEKSFNNSEDKRSKLKSEIEKRQNELEEINLVLGKMEGENHRNDINLAKMETESENLYEKLNGDFKLTYSEALELKEDVDNLNTYKAKIEALKKEINAMGVVNVSSIEEYKEVKEKYTFMNAQKEDLDSAKAELLSVIDEMTSKMRSVFSENFKKLNENFKITFKDLFKGGSADLILNGDDELSCNIEINVQPPGKKLQNINLMSGGEKGLSAIALLFAILKMKPTPFCILDEIEAALDDANVARYAEFLRRFSKNTQFIVITHRKGTMEASDVLYGVTMQEKGVSKVISLDLDSSKENIS, from the coding sequence ATGTTTCTTAAATCTATTGAAATACGTGGCTTTAAATCTTTTGCTGATAAAACAGAATTGATTTTCAAAAATGGAATAACTGCTGTTGTTGGTCCAAATGGAAGTGGAAAAAGTAATATTTCTGATGCTGTGCTTTGGGTTTTAGGAGAACAAAGCGTAAAAAATCTCAGAGGCGGCAAGATGGAAGATGTTATATTTGCTGGGACTCAATATAGGAAATCTGTGGGACTAGCTCAAGTGTCTTTAGTTCTTGATAATTCAGACAAAAAACTTAATCTTGATTATGGAGAAGTCACTGTAAGCAGAAGGTTATACCGTTCAGGAGAAAGTGAATATTACATAAATAATACAAGATGCCGCCTTAAGGATATACAGGAATTATTTATGGATACTGGTATTGGCAAAGAAGGTTATTCAATAATAGGTCAAGGAAAAATAGAGGCTGTTTTAAGTGGAAAACCTGAAGAGAGAAGAGCTCTTTTAGAGGAAGCAGCAGGTATAGTTAAATTTAAAACTAGAAAAATAGATGCTGAAAAAAAATTAGAGAGCACAAATCAGAATTTACTGAGAATAACCGATATTCTAAGAACTTATGAAGAAAGGCTAGAGCCTCTCAGGGAAGAAAGTGAAAAAGCCCAAAAATTTGTAGAACTATCTGATGAATTAAAGACGAGGGAAATAAATACTATAGTATATTCTATTGATGATATAGATTGTAAAATTATGAATTTAAAAGACAAAATGGATAATTTAAAAATATCTATTAGCGATAAGATAAAATCTAAAGAGGAAATTTCAAATGAACTTAAAGCTGCTAGCTTTAGATTAGATGAGTTTGATATGCAGTATTCCAGTAATAAAACCAAATATTATGAAAACAAATCCCAACGTCAAAAAATATCATCAGAAATAGAGTTATTTAGAGAGAAAATAACTAGTTCTGAGTCAGCTAAAAATAAACTTTATAATGAAATTGAAGCTTTAGATAAGAGTTTTAAAAGTCTAAAAGAACAATACAATACATATAACAAGAAATTAGTAGAGAATAAGAATCATCAAGAAGATTTGAGATGTAAAATAGAGGAATATGAAAACAATAAACAAAAAATCAGCAGTGCTATTGAAAATTGCGAAAAGCTGGTAAAACAGTATAAAAACGATGCAGTAGAAATACTGAGTAATATATCTCAAAATAATAACGATATTATTATCCTAAAAAAAGAAATGGAAAATAATGAAGCGAAACTTAATAACATAAAAAGTTCTAGTGAGAGTTATTCTAATTCTATTAAAATAAATGAAAGTACAAAAAATACTCTTAATGGAGAAATGGTAAAGATTGATGCAAGAATAAAAGATTCTAAGAATAGTATAGCTCAAAATAAAAATAAAATATCTAAGTTAAATAGAATGATTTTTGATGAAGAAAAAGTAAACAGAAATTTAAATTCAAGGTATAATAAGTTAGAAGCTAACAGAAATATGTTAATTAATCTTGAAAAGCAATATGAAGGTTATAATAAATCTGTTAGAAACTTAATGCAGCATGTTAATAGAGGTTTTATTGATATAAAAAACAACAGCTGCTTTGTACTTGGAGAAATTATAACTGTAAAAAAGGAATTTGAAATTGCTATAGAAATATCATTAGGAGCAGCTATTTCTAATATTATAACTTCAGAGGAAATTACAGCAAAAAAGCTTATAAATTATTTGAAAACAAAAAATCTTGGTAGAGCTACATTTTTACCTTTGAATATTATTAAGGATAGGAAATTAAAATTAGGAAATAATATCAGAAGCGAAAATGGATTTATTGGTATAGCAAGTGAACTTATAGATTATGATAAAATGTTTTTGCCAGCAATTAATTATGTTCTTGGTAGGACAGTTATTGTAGATAATATGGATAATGCGCTTAGAATAGCTAAAATTAATTCATATTCTTTTAAAATAGTTACTTTAACTGGAGAAGTTGTAAATCCTGGAGGCTCCCTTACAGGTGGAAGTGTGTATTCAAAAGCTGCAAGTATAATAGGTAGGAAAAGACAAATTGAAGAAATAAAATTACAAATCGAAAAAATTACAGTTGACATAAAAGATTCTTCGAGTATGATAGACAAGAACAAAAGGGAAGTAAAGAATTTAGATGATTTATGCCTTGATTTAACAGATTCAATTCATGGTGATAATATTGAGCTTGCGAAAATTAAAGAGCGACTTAACTCAATAACTTTTGAAAGTGAAAAATTAAATAGAAATTATAAGATATCTATTGAGGAAACTAATATAATAAAGCAGAAATTAGAAGAAAATTCAAAAGAACTTAAAGTTAAGCAAGAACAAAATGAAAGCTTAAAGTTAAAAGAAACAAATAATAATAAATTAATAGAAGATTTAGAAGCAAAGTTAAGTAGTGAAAGTGAAAGATTAATACTGATAAATGATGATATTACTTCTGTTAAAATTGAAAAGGCCAAAAATGACGAGATAGTATCATCTGTAGGGAAAGAAATTGAAAGATATAAATTTGAAATTAAAAATTCAGTAAGTAAAAAAGATACTTTAAAAAATGAAATAAATACTTATGAGGAACAGGTTTCAAATTTAAAGATTAAAATAAAGGACGATAATGCAAGGATTATTGAAGTAAATGCAATTATCGAAAATATTGAGAAATCTTTTAATAATAGTGAAGATAAAAGGTCAAAATTAAAAAGTGAAATAGAAAAAAGACAAAATGAACTTGAAGAGATAAACTTAGTTCTTGGAAAAATGGAAGGTGAAAATCACAGAAACGATATAAATTTGGCCAAAATGGAGACTGAAAGTGAAAATTTATATGAAAAATTAAATGGTGATTTTAAACTAACTTACTCCGAGGCTCTTGAACTTAAGGAAGATGTAGATAATTTAAATACTTATAAAGCTAAAATTGAAGCTTTAAAGAAAGAAATAAATGCAATGGGTGTAGTAAATGTATCCAGCATTGAAGAATACAAGGAAGTTAAAGAAAAGTATACATTTATGAATGCTCAAAAGGAAGATTTAGATAGTGCCAAGGCAGAGCTTCTCAGCGTTATAGATGAAATGACTTCAAAAATGAGAAGTGTATTTAGTGAAAACTTTAAAAAGCTTAATGAAAATTTTAAGATTACATTTAAGGATCTTTTTAAAGGTGGAAGTGCAGATTTAATATTAAATGGTGACGACGAGTTAAGTTGCAACATAGAAATAAATGTGCAGCCTCCAGGTAAAAAACTGCAGAATATTAATCTAATGTCCGGTGGTGAAAAGGGACTATCTGCTATAGCACTTTTATTTGCTATATTAAAGATGAAACCAACGCCGTTTTGTATATTAGATGAAATAGAGGCAGCACTAGATGATGCTAATGTAGCCCGCTATGCAGAATTTTTAAGAAGATTTTCAAAGAATACTCAATTTATAGTAATAACACATAGAAAAGGAACAATGGAAGCTAGCGATGTTTTATACGGCGTTACAATGCAGGAAAAAGGTGTTTCAAAAGTTATATCGCTTGACTTAGATAGCAGTAAAGAAAATATAAGTTAA
- the rpsP gene encoding 30S ribosomal protein S16, with protein sequence MVKIRLKRMGAKKAPFYRIVVADSRSPRDGKFIEELGYYNPTTDPVTFKVDADKVATWIKNGAQPSETIKKLLNKSGVTTK encoded by the coding sequence ATGGTAAAAATAAGATTAAAGAGAATGGGTGCTAAAAAAGCTCCTTTTTACAGAATAGTTGTAGCTGATTCTAGAAGTCCTAGAGATGGAAAATTCATAGAAGAATTAGGATATTATAATCCAACTACAGATCCTGTTACTTTTAAAGTTGATGCTGATAAGGTGGCTACTTGGATAAAAAATGGAGCTCAACCATCAGAAACAATTAAAAAGCTTTTAAATAAAAGTGGAGTAACAACTAAATAG
- a CDS encoding putative DNA-binding protein → MEERIYYSILLSTYGTLLTEKQLNVMKLYYDDDLSMPEIAELNNTTRQAIYDLIKRCHKVLLNYEHKLKLLDKYHENETIKKNVKIKFDILKNKIHDKDNIKLINDIENELDSFKL, encoded by the coding sequence ATGGAAGAAAGAATATATTATTCAATACTTTTAAGTACATATGGCACTCTGCTTACAGAAAAGCAGCTGAATGTTATGAAATTATATTATGATGACGATTTATCTATGCCAGAAATAGCAGAATTAAATAATACCACAAGACAGGCTATATATGATTTGATTAAGAGATGTCATAAAGTACTTTTAAATTATGAGCATAAACTTAAACTTTTAGATAAATATCATGAGAATGAAACTATTAAAAAAAATGTGAAAATTAAATTTGACATTTTGAAAAATAAAATTCATGATAAAGACAATATTAAACTAATTAATGACATTGAAAATGAACTGGATTCTTTTAAGTTATAA
- the ffh gene encoding signal recognition particle protein: protein MAFEGLSSKLQMAMKKLRGKGKLSEKDIKDAMREVKLALLEADVNYKIVKNFVKVVGDKCLGNEVMESLTPAQQVIKIVNEELTNLMGKSESKLEFEENGITVLMAVGLQGAGKTTMCGKLALSLKKKNKKPLLVACDIYRPAAIKQLQVVGKSIDIPVFSMGDKVSPVDISKAAISHAKENGLNVVIIDTAGRLHIDEELMNELQNIKKEVNPKEILLVVDSMTGQDAVNVAQSFNDKLELTGVVLTKLDGDTRGGAALSIREMTGKPIKYVGMGEKMNDLEVFHPDRMASRILGMGDVLTLIEKAQSAIDEKQAKELGTRMLNQEFNFEDFLQSFEQMKKLGPMGKLLEMIPGVNSSMLKGVDMSKGESEMKKYEAIIHSMTVKERRNPPLISSNASRKRRIALGSGTTVQEVNKVLKQFDQMKKMMKQFKGNKFSKKGLFGGKMPF from the coding sequence TTGGCTTTCGAGGGATTATCTTCAAAATTACAGATGGCAATGAAAAAACTGAGAGGAAAAGGTAAACTTTCAGAAAAAGATATAAAAGATGCTATGAGAGAAGTAAAGCTTGCTCTTTTAGAAGCTGATGTTAATTATAAGATAGTTAAAAACTTCGTTAAAGTAGTAGGTGATAAATGCTTAGGTAATGAGGTTATGGAAAGTCTTACTCCTGCCCAACAAGTTATAAAAATAGTTAATGAAGAACTTACTAACTTAATGGGTAAAAGTGAGAGTAAATTAGAATTTGAGGAGAATGGTATTACAGTTTTAATGGCAGTTGGTCTTCAAGGTGCCGGAAAAACTACTATGTGTGGTAAGCTTGCGCTTAGCTTAAAGAAAAAAAATAAAAAGCCACTTCTTGTTGCATGCGATATATATAGGCCCGCAGCTATAAAACAGCTTCAAGTAGTTGGAAAATCTATAGATATACCGGTTTTTTCTATGGGTGATAAAGTAAGTCCTGTTGATATATCAAAAGCAGCAATAAGTCATGCCAAAGAAAATGGCTTAAATGTAGTTATAATTGATACAGCAGGAAGACTTCATATAGATGAAGAACTTATGAATGAACTTCAAAACATAAAGAAAGAAGTAAATCCAAAAGAAATTTTACTTGTTGTTGATTCTATGACAGGTCAGGATGCTGTAAATGTTGCACAAAGTTTTAATGATAAACTTGAACTTACTGGTGTAGTACTTACAAAGCTTGATGGAGATACAAGGGGCGGTGCCGCTCTTTCTATAAGAGAAATGACGGGAAAACCTATTAAATATGTTGGTATGGGTGAAAAAATGAATGACCTTGAGGTTTTTCATCCTGATAGAATGGCTTCTAGAATACTTGGAATGGGGGATGTACTTACACTTATTGAGAAAGCTCAATCTGCCATTGATGAGAAACAGGCAAAAGAACTTGGAACTAGAATGCTAAATCAGGAGTTTAATTTTGAGGATTTTCTTCAAAGCTTTGAGCAAATGAAGAAATTAGGCCCTATGGGAAAGCTTCTTGAGATGATTCCAGGTGTTAATAGCAGTATGCTTAAGGGTGTGGATATGTCTAAAGGCGAAAGCGAAATGAAAAAATATGAAGCGATTATACATTCTATGACTGTTAAGGAAAGAAGAAATCCGCCTCTAATTAGCTCAAATGCTTCTAGAAAGAGAAGAATAGCTTTAGGCTCAGGAACTACTGTTCAAGAAGTTAATAAGGTACTTAAGCAGTTTGATCAAATGAAAAAAATGATGAAGCAATTTAAGGGAAATAAATTTTCTAAAAAAGGTCTATTTGGTGGTAAAATGCCATTTTAG
- the ftsY gene encoding signal recognition particle-docking protein FtsY: MLGDFFDKLKSGLSKTKNGFTNKITDMLSSTVRIDDDLYDELEEILITSDIGVETSLYIIDKLKEKIKEKNLKDPALVKDCLKEVIVDILGNQKGSLMPKKLPETILVVGVNGVGKTTSIGKISARLKLKNLKVIMAAADTFRAAAIDQLEIWSKRADVDIIKHQEGSDPAAVVFDAIEAAKARKGDVLICDTAGRLHNKKNLMNELEKINRIIDREFSECGRRTLLVLDATTGQNAVIQAKQFMEVCHIDGIVLTKLDGTAKGGIVISIKHQLNIPVEFIGVGEGIDDLQEFNPIEFVNALF, translated from the coding sequence ATGCTAGGAGATTTTTTTGATAAATTAAAAAGTGGTCTTTCTAAAACAAAAAATGGTTTTACAAATAAAATAACAGATATGTTAAGCTCTACAGTTCGTATAGATGATGATTTATATGATGAATTGGAAGAAATTTTAATAACTTCAGATATAGGTGTGGAAACGTCTTTATACATAATAGATAAGCTCAAGGAAAAAATAAAAGAGAAAAATTTAAAAGATCCTGCGCTTGTAAAAGACTGTTTGAAAGAGGTAATAGTCGATATACTTGGAAATCAAAAAGGGAGCTTAATGCCTAAAAAGCTTCCAGAAACGATTTTGGTTGTGGGAGTAAACGGTGTTGGTAAAACTACTTCTATAGGTAAGATTTCAGCTAGACTTAAATTAAAAAACTTAAAAGTTATAATGGCTGCAGCTGATACTTTTAGGGCAGCAGCTATAGATCAACTTGAAATATGGAGTAAAAGAGCAGATGTTGATATAATCAAACATCAGGAAGGATCAGATCCTGCAGCAGTAGTTTTTGATGCTATTGAAGCTGCTAAAGCAAGAAAAGGTGATGTATTAATATGTGATACAGCTGGAAGACTTCATAATAAGAAAAATCTTATGAATGAACTTGAAAAAATAAATAGAATTATAGATAGAGAATTCAGTGAGTGCGGCAGAAGGACACTTCTTGTACTTGATGCAACAACCGGACAAAATGCCGTAATTCAAGCAAAACAATTTATGGAGGTTTGTCATATAGATGGTATAGTTCTCACTAAGTTAGATGGTACGGCTAAAGGTGGAATTGTAATTTCAATAAAACATCAACTTAACATACCTGTTGAATTTATAGGAGTTGGAGAAGGAATTGATGACCTTCAAGAATTCAATCCTATAGAATTTGTTAATGCTCTGTTCTAA